The Candidatus Kryptobacter tengchongensis genome contains a region encoding:
- a CDS encoding prolyl oligopeptidase . Serine peptidase. MEROPS family S09A gives MKRILILTLTLILTVSISLSQKLNYPQTKTVDVVEDYHGVKVADPYRWLENFNSEEVKQWVEAQNKITFEFVRSIPSYDKIKARLTELMNYPKFSVPSKAGNRYFFFKNDGLQNQSVLYMREGLKGKDKLVIDPNKFSEDGTVALMNLSYSKDGKFIAYGVSTSGSDWQEIKIKNVITGKDFDEVLKWCKFSSVAWLPDNSGFYYNRFPEPGTVPKEDENNYNKVYFHKLGTPQSEDKLVYERPDAKELNFYPSITEDGRYLILTVTHGTSPKNRIYYRELKSNGDFIRLLDEADASYDFIGNKGNIFYFVTDLNAPRYKIIAIDIKNPERKNWKDIVPEHKKAVISDARIINDHFVIVYNEDVKHRIEIYSLDGKFVREIKLPGIGTVSGLSGKQKDKEMFFGFTSFLHPLNVYRYDFTTGKLELFFETRLTGFDPNDYEVKQVFYESKDGVRIPMYIIHKRGLKLDGNNPALLYGYGGFNISIMPSFSAVRLLWLEIGGVYAVANLRGGSEYGEEWHQAGMLDKKQNVFNDFISAGEWLIKNGYTNSKKLVINGRSNGGLLVAACMVQRPDLYGAVVCEVPVIDMLRYHKFTVGRYWVPEYGNAEANPEHFKFLYAYSPLHNVKKGTSYPPILITTADHDDRVVPLHAYKFTATLQSANAGDTPVLLRVETKAGHGAGKPTSKIIEEQTDIYAFLFKVIGINY, from the coding sequence ATGAAGAGAATCTTAATTCTAACCCTGACGCTTATTCTTACTGTCTCCATCTCACTTTCGCAAAAATTGAACTATCCCCAAACTAAAACCGTTGATGTCGTTGAAGATTACCACGGCGTTAAAGTTGCTGACCCATACCGCTGGCTTGAAAACTTTAACTCGGAGGAAGTTAAACAATGGGTTGAGGCACAGAACAAAATTACATTTGAATTTGTCCGCTCCATTCCTTCATATGATAAGATAAAAGCAAGATTAACAGAGTTGATGAATTACCCAAAATTTTCAGTCCCATCAAAAGCAGGCAATAGATACTTCTTTTTTAAAAATGATGGACTTCAGAACCAGTCTGTCCTATACATGCGTGAAGGTTTGAAAGGAAAAGATAAACTTGTGATAGACCCGAACAAATTTAGCGAAGATGGGACAGTTGCTTTGATGAATCTTTCATATAGCAAAGACGGGAAATTCATTGCTTACGGGGTTTCCACAAGTGGTAGCGATTGGCAGGAAATAAAAATAAAAAATGTCATAACCGGAAAAGATTTTGACGAGGTTTTAAAATGGTGCAAATTTTCAAGTGTTGCATGGCTTCCAGATAATTCTGGTTTTTATTACAATCGTTTTCCTGAACCGGGAACAGTGCCAAAAGAAGATGAAAACAATTATAACAAGGTTTATTTTCACAAACTTGGAACGCCTCAATCCGAGGATAAACTTGTTTATGAAAGACCAGACGCGAAAGAACTTAATTTTTACCCGAGCATAACTGAAGATGGGAGATATCTGATTTTAACCGTAACTCATGGAACAAGCCCCAAAAATAGAATCTACTACCGTGAGTTGAAAAGCAATGGCGACTTTATAAGATTACTTGACGAGGCTGACGCAAGTTATGATTTTATCGGAAATAAGGGAAATATCTTTTACTTTGTCACGGATTTAAATGCCCCAAGGTATAAAATCATAGCAATTGACATAAAAAATCCGGAAAGAAAAAATTGGAAAGACATAGTCCCAGAACATAAAAAAGCAGTTATATCAGATGCGAGAATAATTAACGACCATTTTGTCATCGTTTACAACGAAGATGTAAAGCATAGAATTGAAATTTATTCACTTGATGGAAAATTTGTCCGGGAAATTAAACTTCCGGGGATTGGAACTGTCTCAGGACTTTCAGGTAAGCAAAAAGATAAAGAGATGTTCTTTGGTTTCACATCATTTTTACACCCATTAAATGTTTATAGATACGATTTCACCACAGGAAAACTTGAATTATTCTTTGAGACGAGATTAACTGGCTTTGACCCCAATGATTATGAAGTGAAACAAGTTTTTTACGAGTCAAAAGACGGTGTTCGCATCCCGATGTATATAATCCATAAACGAGGTTTGAAACTTGATGGGAATAATCCTGCTTTACTTTATGGTTATGGTGGTTTTAATATAAGCATTATGCCTTCATTTTCCGCTGTTAGGTTGCTTTGGCTTGAGATCGGAGGAGTTTACGCCGTTGCAAATTTGAGAGGCGGGAGTGAATATGGTGAGGAATGGCATCAGGCAGGAATGCTTGATAAAAAACAAAATGTTTTCAACGATTTCATTTCCGCCGGTGAATGGTTGATAAAAAACGGATACACAAATTCTAAAAAACTTGTGATAAATGGAAGAAGCAACGGCGGGTTACTTGTAGCTGCGTGCATGGTTCAACGTCCCGATCTTTACGGAGCTGTTGTGTGTGAAGTTCCAGTTATTGATATGCTAAGATACCATAAATTTACTGTTGGAAGATATTGGGTTCCTGAATATGGGAATGCTGAGGCAAATCCAGAACATTTCAAGTTTCTGTATGCATATTCCCCACTTCACAACGTTAAAAAAGGAACTTCCTACCCGCCTATTTTGATAACGACAGCTGATCACGATGATAGAGTTGTTCCGTTACATGCTTATAAATTCACCGCAACGCTTCAATCCGCAAATGCTGGGGATACACCGGTTCTTTTAAGAGTTGAAACGAAAGCAGGGCACGGGGCTGGGAAACCAACTTCAAAAATCATAGAAGAACAAACAGATATCTACGCTTTTCTATTCAAAGTCATCGGGATTAACTATTGA
- a CDS encoding tRNA dimethylallyltransferase, translated as MERKVLAIVGPTASGKTKLSLIVAERINGEIISADSRQVYKYMDIGTAKPSREEREKIKHYFIDELNPDEEFNAGIFGERGREIIEDIFSRGKVPIIVGGSGLYIKALIDGFFEGPGADWELREILYNRAKEFGKESLYEELKKIDPESAQKIHPNNLKRIIRALEVYYLTGKPISQLQKEVKPEINFNAVQIGLKWDRKKLYKRIEERVNEMLNKGLIDEVKNLRTLGYDKNLNSLQTVGYKEVFNYLDGLITYDEMVYLIKRNSRRYAKRQLIWFRQDKRIIWVDVDENTDLNELADKVIEIFNLYKPEEKPG; from the coding sequence ATGGAGAGAAAAGTTCTTGCAATTGTGGGTCCAACAGCATCGGGGAAAACAAAGCTATCTCTTATCGTTGCTGAAAGGATAAATGGAGAGATAATATCAGCCGATTCAAGGCAGGTTTACAAGTATATGGATATTGGCACAGCTAAGCCATCAAGGGAAGAAAGAGAGAAAATAAAACATTACTTTATTGATGAGTTAAATCCCGATGAAGAATTCAACGCAGGAATTTTTGGTGAAAGAGGACGTGAAATCATTGAAGATATATTTTCAAGGGGAAAAGTTCCTATCATCGTTGGTGGTTCAGGGCTTTATATCAAAGCTTTAATTGATGGCTTCTTTGAGGGACCTGGTGCCGATTGGGAACTTCGGGAAATACTTTACAACAGGGCAAAGGAATTTGGAAAAGAATCTCTCTATGAAGAGCTTAAAAAGATTGATCCAGAATCAGCCCAAAAAATTCATCCGAACAATTTGAAGAGAATCATAAGGGCTCTTGAAGTTTATTATTTAACAGGTAAACCGATTTCTCAACTTCAGAAAGAAGTGAAGCCGGAGATAAATTTTAACGCAGTTCAAATTGGGCTCAAGTGGGACAGAAAAAAATTATATAAACGAATTGAGGAAAGGGTTAATGAGATGCTAAACAAGGGTTTGATTGACGAAGTAAAAAATTTAAGAACACTTGGATATGATAAAAATTTAAACTCACTTCAAACCGTCGGATATAAAGAGGTGTTCAATTATCTTGATGGGTTAATAACCTATGATGAAATGGTTTATTTGATAAAGCGAAATTCAAGGCGATATGCAAAGCGACAACTTATATGGTTCAGACAAGATAAAAGAATTATTTGGGTTGATGTTGATGAAAATACAGATTTAAATGAACTTGCAGATAAAGTGATAGAAATCTTCAATTTATACAAGCCCGAAGAGAAACCAGGTTAG
- a CDS encoding protein-L-isoaspartate(D-aspartate) O-methyltransferase, with protein sequence MVELLRRRGIKDENVLRAMEKVPRHLFVPEAFIHYAYEDSALPIGCSQTISQPYTVAVMTEALEVKPGDKILEVGTGSGYQAAILAEMGAQVFTIERFEELLKKALETLSKLGYNVVGTVGDGSIGWSEFAPYDGIIVTAAAPKIPKSLVNQLKINGRLVIPIGDLEVQELYIIKKIEEHKLDIKKKFGFKFVPLIGKEGWSEERFRNNGR encoded by the coding sequence ATGGTTGAGCTGTTACGTAGAAGAGGAATAAAAGATGAAAATGTTCTACGGGCGATGGAAAAAGTCCCAAGGCATCTTTTCGTTCCAGAGGCATTTATACATTATGCTTATGAGGATTCAGCACTACCGATAGGGTGCTCGCAAACGATCTCTCAGCCTTATACAGTTGCGGTTATGACCGAGGCTCTTGAAGTTAAACCTGGTGATAAAATTTTAGAAGTTGGAACCGGGTCTGGATATCAAGCAGCAATTCTCGCAGAGATGGGAGCGCAGGTTTTCACAATTGAGAGATTTGAGGAGCTTTTAAAAAAAGCGCTTGAGACGCTTTCAAAGCTTGGATATAATGTCGTTGGAACTGTTGGTGATGGCTCTATTGGATGGAGTGAATTTGCCCCGTATGATGGAATAATTGTCACAGCAGCGGCTCCAAAAATTCCAAAATCGCTCGTCAATCAGCTTAAAATTAACGGGCGACTTGTCATCCCAATTGGTGACCTTGAGGTTCAAGAGCTTTACATCATAAAGAAAATTGAGGAGCATAAACTTGATATAAAGAAAAAATTTGGTTTCAAATTTGTTCCACTGATTGGAAAGGAAGGATGGAGTGAAGAAAGATTCAGAAATAATGGCAGATGA
- a CDS encoding Glycosyltransferase involved in cell wall bisynthesis, producing the protein MNNVCAVIPAYNAERTIGVLIDGIKKYIPLRNIAIIDDGSSDRTSEVALSFGVNVLKLDRNYGKGRALKTGFEFAKLGGYSAVLTLDADLQHDPDEIPKFFDKFNEGFDIVIGNRMGNLKPMPIERIFSNKTTSFLISLRTGHKVPDSQCGFRLINREVIEKIKVKSDGFGFESEFLIKALLAGFKVGFVDIKTIYNGERSYIKHFGDTLKFVSIYLRSFYSNDFLELKNKGEKF; encoded by the coding sequence GTGAATAATGTTTGTGCAGTAATACCTGCATATAACGCTGAAAGGACAATCGGAGTTTTAATTGATGGAATAAAAAAATATATTCCTTTGAGGAACATAGCTATTATTGACGACGGTTCATCTGACAGGACATCGGAAGTTGCACTGAGTTTTGGTGTTAATGTTTTAAAGCTTGACAGGAATTATGGCAAGGGAAGAGCACTGAAAACTGGATTTGAATTTGCAAAGTTGGGCGGTTACAGTGCGGTTTTAACCCTTGATGCAGACCTTCAGCATGACCCAGATGAAATTCCTAAGTTTTTTGATAAATTCAATGAAGGTTTTGACATTGTTATAGGAAATAGAATGGGAAATTTGAAACCGATGCCGATTGAACGGATTTTTTCTAATAAAACAACATCTTTTTTGATCTCGTTAAGAACTGGACACAAGGTTCCCGATAGCCAGTGCGGATTCAGATTGATTAATAGGGAAGTAATTGAGAAGATCAAGGTTAAAAGTGATGGTTTTGGTTTTGAAAGCGAATTTTTAATAAAGGCGTTGCTTGCTGGATTCAAGGTCGGCTTCGTTGATATTAAGACAATCTACAATGGTGAAAGAAGCTACATAAAACATTTTGGCGATACATTAAAATTTGTGTCAATTTATCTCAGAAGTTTTTATTCCAATGACTTTCTTGAGTTAAAAAACAAAGGTGAAAAATTTTAA
- a CDS encoding diadenylate cyclase — protein sequence MPEILKIGFLHLTLVDLIDILIVSLIIRQLYIWMKGTIAAQIFLGLMFLVLLSFVSELVNLKLLNWLLKFISDVWVLAFIILFQPELRRLLMLVGNNPLFRLIFKPSVTAVIDEVIEAVGEMSQKQIGALIVIPRQTGIRSIIETGVPIQAKVTKELLLTIFFPKSPLHDGAVVISGDRVEAAACTLPLSAQSRIGNFLLGTRHRAALGLSEISDAIVIVVSEETGTISVAEAGKLIRGLSPEGLRKKLLAELQAEDKSPKEIFEEVSQSE from the coding sequence ATGCCAGAAATTTTAAAAATAGGATTCTTGCATCTTACTCTTGTTGACTTGATTGATATTTTAATAGTGAGTCTTATAATTCGCCAACTTTACATTTGGATGAAAGGGACAATTGCTGCTCAGATCTTTTTGGGTTTGATGTTTCTTGTTTTGCTTTCATTTGTTTCAGAGCTTGTAAATTTAAAACTTCTTAACTGGTTATTGAAGTTTATCAGCGATGTTTGGGTTCTTGCGTTTATCATTCTTTTTCAGCCAGAGCTACGTCGTCTTCTTATGCTTGTTGGGAATAATCCGTTGTTTCGCTTGATTTTTAAGCCAAGCGTGACCGCTGTTATTGATGAGGTTATTGAGGCGGTTGGAGAGATGTCACAAAAGCAAATTGGCGCTTTGATTGTGATCCCGAGGCAAACAGGCATAAGGTCAATAATTGAAACTGGCGTTCCAATTCAAGCAAAGGTCACAAAAGAACTTCTTTTGACAATTTTTTTCCCGAAATCACCTCTTCACGATGGCGCTGTGGTTATATCGGGAGATAGAGTTGAAGCTGCAGCATGTACTCTTCCTTTAAGTGCGCAATCAAGAATTGGAAATTTCCTTCTTGGAACAAGACATAGAGCAGCGCTTGGTTTGAGTGAAATTTCCGATGCAATTGTGATAGTTGTAAGCGAAGAAACAGGAACAATTTCAGTTGCTGAGGCGGGGAAATTAATCCGTGGACTATCGCCTGAAGGTCTGCGGAAAAAACTACTTGCGGAACTTCAAGCTGAAGATAAGTCTCCAAAAGAAATTTTTGAAGAGGTTTCACAAAGTGAATAA
- a CDS encoding dihydropteroate synthase — MRVRVLKINTIEEAIEEFSRFGEVEPFLSSEFKPEKFVCVNLKIENATDEIASFISREIARYLESDVLVSKLDGNGRRDLIISVKVENFWHLINMLKNFSAEGEALAEKLTTAVRGFYDDFMVYRFGGREFDFSRRTYIMGILNVTPDSFSDGGKYFTVDSAVAHAMKMIEEGADIIDVGGESTRPGSEPVPLEEELRRVIPVIKEIVKRTDVPVSIDTYKSEVARQALDNGAVIVNDISGLRFDEKMAEIIARYNASVVIMHIKGTPKTMQQNPHYDDVISEIYSYLSDGIAKAQSAGIEQIIIDPGIGFGKRLNDNLEIIRRLREFKSLGYPILIGVSRKSFIGNVLNLPVEERVEGTAGAVAISVWNGANIVRVHDVKEMTRVVRVVDAIKQITIKQSQV; from the coding sequence ATGAGGGTTAGGGTTCTTAAAATTAACACTATTGAGGAGGCAATTGAAGAATTTTCAAGATTTGGCGAGGTTGAACCCTTTCTTTCTTCTGAATTTAAACCAGAAAAATTTGTCTGTGTGAATTTAAAAATTGAGAATGCAACTGATGAAATTGCATCCTTTATCTCACGGGAGATAGCCAGATATCTTGAGAGCGATGTCCTCGTTTCAAAGTTGGATGGAAATGGGCGAAGGGATTTGATAATTTCAGTAAAGGTTGAAAATTTTTGGCATTTAATAAACATGTTAAAAAATTTCTCTGCCGAAGGGGAAGCGCTTGCTGAAAAGTTAACAACAGCGGTGAGAGGTTTTTACGATGATTTTATGGTTTATAGATTTGGAGGTAGGGAATTTGATTTTTCAAGGAGAACTTACATAATGGGAATTTTAAATGTGACGCCAGATTCTTTTTCAGACGGGGGGAAGTATTTCACGGTTGATTCAGCAGTGGCGCATGCTATGAAAATGATTGAAGAGGGAGCAGACATAATTGATGTGGGTGGGGAATCAACTCGTCCTGGTTCAGAGCCTGTTCCACTTGAGGAAGAATTGAGGCGTGTTATACCTGTGATAAAGGAAATTGTGAAAAGAACGGATGTCCCAGTTTCAATTGATACATATAAATCAGAAGTGGCAAGGCAAGCACTTGATAATGGGGCTGTAATTGTAAATGATATAAGTGGTTTGAGATTTGATGAAAAGATGGCTGAAATTATTGCAAGGTATAATGCGAGTGTTGTCATCATGCATATCAAAGGGACTCCTAAAACAATGCAGCAAAATCCGCATTATGATGATGTTATTTCAGAGATTTATAGCTATTTGAGTGATGGCATAGCAAAGGCACAAAGCGCTGGAATTGAGCAAATAATCATTGATCCTGGGATCGGCTTTGGGAAAAGATTAAATGATAATCTTGAGATAATAAGGCGACTCCGTGAGTTCAAATCGCTTGGGTATCCGATTTTGATAGGAGTTTCAAGGAAATCTTTCATTGGAAATGTTTTAAATTTGCCTGTTGAGGAACGAGTTGAGGGAACTGCTGGAGCTGTTGCTATTTCGGTTTGGAACGGTGCAAACATTGTCAGGGTTCACGATGTTAAGGAAATGACGAGGGTTGTGAGAGTTGTTGATGCGATAAAACAGATAACAATTAAGCAAAGCCAAGTTTAA
- a CDS encoding RNA 3'-terminal phosphate cyclase (ATP) has translation MEDAKVKANQEIIQIDGSYGEGGGQMLRTSLALSILLFKPFEMINIRANRPNPGIQAQHLKAIEAASIVSEAIVEGAKLKSSWIKFFPKRIKNGNFRFDIGTAGATSLVLQTLYLPLSFASGTSNLTITGGTHVSWSPTFDYIKNCWIYFMEILGLKIKVELKRAGFYPHGGGEIKALINPADGVKPLNLIDRGKLLKIQIYSAHTNLTDEVAKRQARTAERILKGYGEIETIIDELESYSKNTTIAITGIFENSICCYTNLGEKGKRAELVAEEACEKFIKFLSTESAVDEYMADQILLPLSIASGISQFTTPKITSHLKTNMDTIKKFIDVEFKISEFKNSYKIEIKTNLG, from the coding sequence ATGGAGGATGCAAAAGTCAAAGCAAATCAAGAAATTATCCAAATTGATGGCTCATATGGTGAGGGTGGTGGGCAAATGTTAAGAACATCCCTTGCTCTTTCAATTCTTCTCTTCAAACCTTTTGAAATGATAAATATCAGAGCCAATAGACCAAATCCAGGAATTCAAGCCCAGCATCTTAAAGCAATTGAAGCAGCTTCTATTGTATCGGAGGCAATCGTTGAGGGTGCCAAACTTAAATCAAGTTGGATAAAGTTTTTCCCGAAGAGAATAAAAAATGGAAATTTCCGATTTGACATTGGCACTGCTGGAGCTACATCGCTTGTTTTACAAACGCTTTACCTCCCACTTTCTTTTGCAAGTGGAACATCTAATTTGACGATAACAGGTGGAACGCATGTTTCGTGGAGTCCCACTTTTGATTACATTAAAAATTGCTGGATTTATTTTATGGAAATTCTTGGTTTGAAGATCAAGGTTGAGCTAAAAAGGGCTGGATTTTATCCTCACGGAGGTGGCGAGATAAAAGCTCTTATAAATCCTGCTGATGGGGTAAAACCATTAAATCTTATTGATAGAGGCAAACTTCTAAAAATTCAAATTTATTCTGCACATACAAACTTAACAGATGAGGTTGCAAAAAGACAGGCGAGAACCGCTGAGAGGATTTTAAAAGGATATGGCGAAATTGAAACGATAATTGACGAACTCGAATCTTATTCAAAGAACACGACAATTGCTATAACTGGGATTTTTGAAAATTCAATTTGTTGCTATACTAATCTTGGTGAGAAAGGCAAAAGAGCTGAACTGGTGGCTGAAGAGGCATGTGAGAAGTTTATAAAATTTTTATCAACTGAATCAGCTGTTGATGAATATATGGCAGATCAAATTTTACTCCCGCTTTCTATAGCCAGTGGGATTTCTCAATTTACAACGCCCAAAATTACGAGTCATCTGAAAACTAATATGGACACGATCAAAAAATTTATTGATGTTGAGTTTAAGATCAGTGAGTTCAAAAACTCATATAAAATTGAAATAAAAACTAACCTTGGTTAA
- a CDS encoding tricorn protease yields the protein MLKRTLLSVFLILIFTTIVLSQEEARLFRFPAIYDSQIVFTYAGDLYIVSSSGGIARKLTSHKGYEMFPRFSPDGKYIAFTAQYDGNTEVYVMPAEGGVPRRLTYTATLERDDVSDRMGPNNIVMGWTPDGKYIIFRSRMKSWNAFQGKLYKVSLDGDIPEELPLPRGGFCSFSPDGKKLAYNRVFREFRTWKRYRGGMADDIWIYDFETKKTENITNNPASDIIPMWYGDKIYFLSDRDENQRMNLYVYDLKTKQTRKLTNFKDYDIKFPSIGKNAIVFEYGGYIYKFDLKTEKVEKVPIIIADDMANGRGGIIKVAEFITDYDISPDGKRALFVARGDIFTVPAKEGQTRNLTNTSGVHERDAVWSPDGKYIAYISDASGEDEIYIIPQDGSGKPIQLTSGEDTYKYRIVWSPDGKRIMWSDRKLRLRYVDVQTKKIKDVAQATAGEIRQYSWSPDGKWIAYVKPEEEGLSKIYLYSVEKDESYEVTDGWHSSYNPVFSSDGKYLIFVSDRDFNPIYGRTEFNHVYQDMARIYLITLSKSVESPFKPTSDEVKVSDEAKQSGMEQPKKETTQEKKPVNVVIDLDGIKDRIIGLPITPSSYSTIGYVSDKIYYIRRGLKDEKPLLLVYDLSEKKETEIGQFDNFVISFDGKKMLVVKERTYSIIDLPKGKVELKDKLDLSGLEVNLDRRAEWTQIFNECWRQMREFFYDPNLHGVNWEGVKKKYEVLLPYVNHRADLTYIIGEMIGELNAGHTYVGGGDLPKIDKTQVGLLGAELERDKKSGYYRIKKILKGQNWDKNLRSPLTEVGVNVKENYYILAVNGKSVKEVRNIYELLVNTVGKQVKLRVNSQPKEEGSWEVTVVPIADETRLYYYNWVQNNIEKVDKATNGKVGYIHIPDMGVMGLNEFVKHFYPQLRKKALIIDVRGNGGGNVSPMIIERLRREIAMVSISRYMSPTPNPRDMHYGPKICIIDEFSASDGDIFPYRFRKYGLGKLVGKRTWGGVIGIRGTLPLLDGGYLNKPEFAVYGAEGEGWIIEGYGVEPDVYVDNDPAKEYEGIDEQLNKAIELILEELKTKEKKLPPVPPYPKK from the coding sequence ATGCTCAAGCGCACACTTTTATCAGTCTTCTTAATTTTGATATTTACAACAATAGTTTTATCTCAGGAAGAAGCTCGGCTTTTCCGTTTTCCAGCGATTTATGATTCCCAAATTGTTTTCACTTATGCTGGCGATCTTTACATTGTATCTTCAAGCGGAGGTATAGCCAGGAAGCTCACAAGCCACAAAGGTTATGAGATGTTCCCGAGGTTTTCTCCAGATGGAAAGTATATCGCCTTTACAGCGCAGTATGATGGGAATACTGAGGTTTATGTAATGCCTGCTGAAGGTGGGGTTCCGAGAAGATTAACTTATACAGCTACACTTGAGCGTGACGATGTTTCAGATAGAATGGGTCCGAATAATATCGTTATGGGGTGGACACCTGATGGGAAATATATAATTTTCCGTTCAAGGATGAAAAGCTGGAATGCTTTTCAAGGAAAACTTTACAAAGTTTCGCTTGATGGAGATATTCCTGAGGAATTGCCATTGCCAAGGGGAGGGTTTTGCTCATTTTCGCCAGATGGTAAAAAGCTTGCATACAATCGGGTGTTCCGCGAGTTCCGCACATGGAAAAGATATAGAGGTGGAATGGCGGATGATATATGGATTTATGATTTTGAAACAAAGAAAACAGAAAATATAACCAACAACCCAGCTTCGGATATCATACCAATGTGGTATGGTGATAAAATTTATTTTCTCTCAGATAGAGATGAAAATCAAAGAATGAATCTTTATGTTTATGATTTGAAGACGAAACAAACCAGAAAGCTTACAAACTTCAAAGATTATGATATCAAATTCCCATCCATTGGGAAGAATGCGATTGTATTTGAATACGGTGGATATATTTACAAATTTGACCTGAAAACGGAGAAGGTTGAAAAAGTTCCCATTATAATTGCTGATGATATGGCAAATGGTCGTGGCGGGATAATCAAGGTTGCCGAATTTATAACTGATTATGATATTTCACCTGATGGGAAAAGGGCTTTATTCGTTGCGCGAGGTGATATATTTACAGTTCCAGCGAAAGAAGGACAGACGAGAAACCTGACAAATACTTCAGGTGTTCATGAGCGTGACGCCGTGTGGTCGCCCGACGGGAAATATATCGCTTATATCTCTGATGCTTCTGGTGAAGACGAAATTTACATAATCCCACAGGATGGAAGCGGCAAACCAATTCAACTAACCTCTGGTGAAGATACATACAAATATCGTATTGTGTGGTCACCAGATGGTAAAAGGATAATGTGGTCGGATAGAAAATTAAGATTAAGGTATGTTGATGTGCAAACGAAAAAAATAAAAGATGTCGCACAGGCAACAGCAGGGGAAATAAGACAGTATTCATGGTCTCCAGATGGGAAATGGATCGCATATGTAAAACCAGAAGAGGAAGGTCTTTCAAAAATTTACCTTTACTCTGTTGAAAAAGATGAGTCATACGAAGTCACGGATGGATGGCATTCCTCGTATAATCCAGTTTTTAGTTCCGATGGGAAATATCTGATTTTTGTTTCGGACAGGGATTTTAACCCGATCTACGGAAGGACGGAATTTAACCATGTTTATCAAGATATGGCGAGGATTTACCTGATAACTCTTTCAAAGAGCGTTGAATCTCCATTTAAGCCAACAAGTGATGAGGTTAAAGTAAGCGATGAAGCGAAACAATCTGGCATGGAACAGCCAAAGAAAGAAACAACGCAGGAAAAGAAACCCGTTAATGTTGTCATTGATCTTGATGGCATAAAAGATAGAATAATTGGTTTGCCGATCACACCATCAAGTTATTCAACAATTGGATATGTTTCGGACAAAATTTATTATATCAGAAGGGGGTTGAAGGATGAGAAACCTTTGCTTTTGGTGTATGATTTAAGTGAGAAGAAGGAAACGGAGATAGGGCAATTTGATAATTTTGTGATCTCGTTTGATGGAAAGAAAATGCTTGTAGTTAAGGAGAGAACTTATTCTATTATAGATCTTCCGAAGGGGAAAGTTGAATTAAAGGATAAACTTGATCTTTCTGGGCTTGAGGTAAATCTTGACAGGCGTGCTGAATGGACGCAGATTTTCAATGAGTGTTGGAGACAGATGAGAGAATTTTTCTATGACCCGAATCTTCATGGCGTTAATTGGGAAGGGGTTAAGAAAAAATATGAAGTTTTGCTTCCGTATGTTAATCATCGCGCTGATTTAACTTATATAATTGGTGAGATGATAGGTGAGCTTAACGCAGGGCATACTTATGTTGGTGGTGGCGATTTGCCAAAAATTGATAAAACGCAAGTTGGTTTGCTTGGGGCAGAACTTGAAAGAGATAAAAAATCAGGCTATTATAGAATAAAGAAAATTTTAAAGGGACAGAACTGGGATAAGAATCTTCGCTCGCCTTTGACTGAGGTTGGGGTAAATGTAAAAGAGAATTATTACATTCTTGCTGTGAATGGTAAATCGGTTAAGGAAGTGAGAAACATTTATGAGTTGCTTGTTAACACTGTTGGAAAACAGGTTAAACTTCGTGTTAATTCGCAACCGAAAGAAGAGGGAAGTTGGGAAGTTACAGTTGTTCCGATAGCAGACGAAACACGGCTTTACTATTATAATTGGGTTCAGAACAATATTGAAAAAGTTGATAAAGCGACAAATGGGAAAGTTGGTTATATCCACATTCCTGATATGGGAGTGATGGGGTTGAATGAATTTGTGAAGCATTTTTATCCACAACTTCGTAAGAAAGCTTTGATAATTGATGTAAGGGGGAATGGAGGTGGAAATGTTTCACCGATGATAATTGAGAGATTAAGAAGGGAGATCGCAATGGTAAGTATCTCAAGATATATGAGCCCAACACCAAATCCAAGGGATATGCACTACGGACCAAAAATTTGTATAATTGATGAATTTTCTGCTTCAGATGGGGATATATTCCCATACAGATTTAGAAAATATGGGCTTGGCAAGCTTGTTGGAAAGAGGACTTGGGGCGGTGTGATAGGAATAAGAGGAACGCTTCCCCTGCTTGACGGAGGATATCTTAACAAGCCAGAATTTGCTGTTTATGGTGCTGAAGGTGAAGGATGGATAATTGAAGGGTATGGTGTTGAACCTGATGTATATGTTGACAATGATCCAGCTAAGGAATATGAGGGAATAGATGAACAGCTAAACAAGGCGATTGAACTTATACTTGAAGAATTGAAGACAAAAGAAAAGAAACTTCCTCCAGTACCACCATATCCCAAGAAATGA